GTGATGCTGCAATCTACTCTACTTTCCTCACCGTTAGCACTCTGAGGTTGACATCCTCTGCTTCCAGAGGATAGGCGCTGGTGCACTGCAGGATGGTAAAGTTTGGGTTGTGCTCCTTCACGGTTTTGTAGACCTGACGCATCGTCTCCATGTTCTGCATCCCGCTGGATACAATCATGGGCCGTCCTGACACAAACAGGAGGACAACTGCCTGTCAAACGTTACGTCCCACATGGACGACGGGGGAAATGCAGTACTCCCCCTTCCTCTTAGTGAACTACATGAACATTCAAgcttactttatttatttttttcccattttgaaacttatttttaaatactCATGGATGCATTTGTTCTGCTTATAttggtttttgttttacaaaatataCTATTTGCTTATGTCATTTAACATTCAACTGCTAATGGAACTTCATTCATGAAACATTTCGCCCATGCGACGGGTCACTCTCACCTTTCTTGGCAGTCTTCTCCAAATAGGGGAAGTTGTTGGTGTCTCCTGAGCCCACTTTAAAGAAAGGAATATTAAGCTCATGGAGGAACTCCACTGCCATctggagacaaaaacaacatataTGCTTAAACTTCAACCTGATCAAAACCATATAGAggctattctattctattttacCTCATCCATCCCAGACGCAGTGAAACAGATGTCCACCTCCTCAGCATATTTCTGCAGTTCCTTGTACTGCTCATGGCTGAACTCCAGGTGGCGTTTGTGGTCACCATAAGTTTTCCCCCAGGAGTGAACAGAATTGTACGGGCGCTCCAAAGCTTTCTTGTTGAATTTATGATCCAACTCACTCTTCTGAAATTTGGCACAATCCGCACCGCAGTCCTGTGAAGGCACGAGTgaataagggaataaaaagaAGGTATTCTGATGATTGGTTTAAGGGCTCCTACAGACGGTCCCAAAAAGCACCCTAAAGTCACAGGAAGGGACATTGAAAGCTCGATTTGGTACTAAATGAGAGATAGGAGATAGTGTTCAATTACCTCAGTTGTTtttcattataattattataatccAATTCCAGCGTAACAAGTAGTTGCTTGAAGTGTTTTCATTGATTTGTTCTAAAACGATTTTTTAAGACAACAAATGCTTATAAAGTGAAATAATTCCAAACGTCTCTATTTTTCTTGTAACATGGGACCAGAATAGCAGAGATAGTCTTTAGTCTGGGAATATTTGCAGGAAATTATTAACGTTAACTGGCCAAACAAGACTGTGCAGAGGCTTTTTCTCATCGAGGCTTTACGGGATCCATACGCACAGTAGTTTGACCAGTTTATTGTGTACTCAAAGTCATGATTCAGACGATATAGCGACCAAGACGTTGCGTCGGCGCATATTTGCATTGTTTTGGGGTTCGGTTAAATCCCGTGTTTACATCCAGTCTGTCAACTAACATCATTAAATGCACGCATTACTAGATTATATTTTTACCTTTGCCATCTTGATCATTTTCTTGGCAATCTCAATGTCTCCCTGGTGATTTTGTCCAATTTCAGCGATAATGAAGCACGGGTGGTTTCCTCCGATCATCCGACCGGGACACAGCTCGAACTCTAAAGGCATTTTGTCCGcaaaatagaaaacaatcaACAGAACAGCGCAAACTATCGCAACTATTTAGCGAAGGAAGAAGCGTACGCAGTGGCTGAGACTTTATTCTGTCCCGACCAGTTCATGCGCTGCACATCCCGGATGTGGGAGGACTTCCGCGTTGTGTACGTGCGTCAAATCCGGATCTTCTTAACAATCAGAAAACAGCGCCATGTGGATCAGCGGTCGAGGAGGAGCCGACGTGTCCAGCTGCACCGGCCGGTCCGGCCGATCCCGTCCGACCGGTCGGTCACCTGGACACGTGGCTATGGGCAGCCACTGTCACGCGACCATTGTCCTTTAAGTGCATACGCAAATACCACGCAATGTAGCCAACATGAAAGCTGATGGAAAACAAGAATTAGATCCCTGTGACGTTTTCTGATTAGACAACATTTTGGGGTAAAAAGAGCATATCGtgcgtgttgtgttcaaaaatataagcatttttattaattttatgaaccgggtcgtcaatttgtttctaatatcctacatgcGCCCATCCCAAATCACACAAGAAAACACGGAACAGATGCTTCTAATTAGTGCCTTGACAAACCAGAACACAGAGGTTTTTTAACACCAATTTTATTTCCAAGATAAAAGTTGTGAGCAGACCTACATCCCTTTATGtactcacaaaaaaacaatttttgaATAAGTCCTGGGAAAAGTCGTCAGGACGCAGATCTTTTGAAATAGAGatgattttttggggggcaaaAGGGTTAACTGTTTAAACCACAACTGggatacatttaaaacacaggACTAACGCATTGCTCAGCCACTGGTAGTCCAGTACTTTGATGTTAGAAATCCCAGCACCACCAAATAAGATGACCCTCATTCCCAGAAGAATTAACATTTCCTCTCAAatatgcctttttttaaatcaatttataaGCTCCCGGCCACCATTAGCAGTTGCTCTTCTTGCAGTACCCTTCCACCACCTCTGGCAAGAtgctctcgtcctcctccacgtccttTTTGACCTTCTTTCCAACCATTTTGAAGATGTTCTCGGCGTCGATGCCCATTGGTTCGGCCACCTTCACCGCCAACATGTCCTGAGTCAGGACAGTTCCTTTGGGGATCTTGACCTTAGCCACCAAGGACTTACCAAGCTGgaagcaaatacatttttaaaaaatcagGCCTTTTTATAAATCTATGGCACAGTGTCCTCTTAAAAGTATCTCTCTTACCCTCTTAAAAGTTTGCTCTTTTAGAGATGTAATTTTCCAATGGCTCACATTACTTGTATCTCTCCAGTGAAGCGAGAATATCTCACCTTATCATGGCACGGCTTCTCACAAGGAAGCATCTGCTTGACGCCGTTGCCCAGCGCCCTTTCCACCAGCCGGATGGAGCGAACCAACTCGGCCAGCTCACTGGGCACCAGAGAGGCTTCGTGGTCATTTCCTTTCCAGGTCTTGTCCAAGGTCACGTGGCGCTCGACGACCTTTGCACCCATTGCTACGGCCGCAACAGAAATAACGATCCCAGACTCATGGCCGGAATACCCAATGGGAATATCGGGAAATTCCTTCTGGTACTCCTGTAGTTTACAAGTGGCTGAGCGTTACTCTTACATTTCTGGAAAGATTGACACTATATTTCACGTTTGTGAATTCATTTTAAGCTAGAGCCAGctgccggttagcttagcataatgaaTGGAAACCGGGGCCTGGCTTCCCACAACATAATCAAAATCTCCCAACTCCCAAGATTCCAAACTATTACTTTAAGTGAAACGCTATATAACGTTATATATAAACTGACATGATGTGCTTGGAAACTTGTTGAGTACCTCAAAATGGAAATCAAATtatgtgctttttttaaatatacatccGATATTTTATATTCCACTATAAATCAAAGTAAtgaaattattaattaaatgaaagttTAGCTTAACGATAGAGACTAGTTAGTTAGTTTgatccaaacacaaacataacatACTGTATACATTACATGTGTATATAAGGATATGCATATTTCTGCcataaatatattgttatatttgtATAGACGCAGCAGTAGAGGTGAGAAGTTGCCCCCATTCCTTCGGAAATGTTAACCAGGCATTATACATTGTAGCATTGACGTCTTAAGAAAGTATGAATTATATATGACCACAAGAAGAGTAAGTGTAAAAAAGACAGAGTTCAATGAGATGTGTGATACCTTACAGGTTCCTAAACAAGCACCTGCTGAAACTTGTTTGAGTGAGACCATTTGACAACCCTTCCTGGTTGACACCTTGTTTTTGCAGCCAAACTTGCACCCAATCTACTCTACTTTCCTCACCGTTAGCACTCTGAGGTTGACATCCTCTGCTTCCAGAGGATAGGCGCTGGTGCACTGCAGGATGGTAAAGTTTGGGTTGTGCTCCTTCACGGTTTTGTAGACCTGACGCATCGTCTCCATGTTCTGCATCCCGCTGGATACAACCATGGGCCGTCCTGACACAAACAGGAGGACAACCGTTACGTCCAACATGGACGACGCGGGAAATGCAGTACTTCCCCTTCCTCTTAGTGAACAACATGAACATTCaagcaataacttttccaaggataatgtttggcagtaacaaagttgttaaatttttatttttatttttaaatactcaTGGATGCATTTGTTCTGCTTGTATTGGTTTTGATGGTTTTTCCAAATATATACAATTTGTTTATGGAATGCTTATAAAAGAGCAGTCATGAGTTCAGCCcttgaatatttaatattaaatacatttgctaATAGAACTTCATTCTTGAAACATTTCGCACATGTGACGGGTCATTCTCACCTCTCTTGGCAGTCTTCTCCAAATAGGGGAAGTTGCTGTTGTCTGCTGAGGCCACTTTAAAGAAAGGAACATTAAGCTCATGGAGGAACTCCACTGCCATctggagacaaaaacaacatataTGGTTAAACTTCAACCTGATCAAAACCATATAGAggctattctattctattttacCTCATCCATCCCAGACGCAGTGAAAAAGATGTCCACTTCATCAGCATATTTCTGCAGTTCCTTGTACTGCTCATGGCTGAACTCCAGGTGGCGTTTGTGGTCACCATAAGTTTTCCCCCAGGAGTGAACAGAATTGTACGGGCGCTCCAAAGCTTTCTTGTTGAATTTATGATCCAATTCACTCTTCTGAAATTTGGCACAATCCGCACCGCAGTCCTGTGAAGGCACGAGTgaataagggaataaaaagtatgggcgccgtttgtaaaatgtcgcacgttctaaaatgctgcgcagttttgctacatttagcattatcatataaacaaaaaagcacgacaatattcacatatcactttttcaaacatttagagagaaattcatgtacattcatgcaataacttttccaaggataatgtttggcagtaacaaagatattaaataaataatctaaatattaaatgtaaatctaaatgtaaatgttaaatgtaaatgttaaatctaaatgtaaatgttaaatgtagagtctacatttagctctacatttaacatttaagacttgacgactgaacattacaataattacggtaattcacgccgcggcaagacaagctggcaagtccggatgaattagctcttgttatagagcaggggtgtcaaacttattttaggaagggggccacatactgtccacgtTGAAATCATGCGGGGGGGTTAACGGGCGCGGAACGTTGCGCAACCCCCCCTTGACCGGACCATCACCGAGGATTTGACCgcgcacccccccaccccgccgccTTCACCGTCGGGGCCAAATCGTCGGCGATGGTCTGGTCATGGGGGGTTGCGCGCCATTCCGCGACCGTGAACCCCCTCTCCACTGCGGTCATGCGgaccgcatttcaaaatgaaatgtgcctctCTTAGTGCCGAGcgccaaacggctgcagcatcagAGGCGCAGGTGCCGGTGTTTGTGCAACCCCACTCCCGACGTTGTTTAGCGATAAATTAACCTAAAGTTTAGCGCCGCTGAAAATATTAGGTCGTAACTGGTCCgacgtttcctaaaaaataaacaaacaaaaaactcacGAAATCCGTGATTTCAAAGCTTTGTCCATTTGtgtgtcatgtttaatgaagagagagagacagacagacagataggcAATTTAACGGCAGTTTTACTGATCTACAAATGAGttcactagttttgtttaatacacaattattgaaatgaaaggtaggccttaagttgagctacatgacagtctggtgaggtatGTTGTGGTATATTAGTGGTGTAATGCTGCTCATGCTTcaactgtaaaagaaaacagtaaacatCTTCCAATAGATGACACCAGTAGGATGCTCCGGTCCTTTAATTTATTCAGAGCCGAGTTTTAgaatatttttgattatttaacatattatttgtttataccagcgattcccaaagtgtgggccgcgaaggtactccaggtgggccgcgagaggtcatttacaataaataaataaaacgtttttaattttcaattttgaaaagtttgaaattaatataaaaatatgtatgatgcggcacattagttatgtgaaacattaattgatgaagcacaaacaatttagacggagaaacaaagctgtcgttctcgccgagcacttcatgagattaaagagcgagagacggtgctcttttctttacagtagctgaaccatcttaacggggaaataagttattctaaaaggagccgaagatttaaggcgtggatggcgaggggggcggcgggagcggacgcacctcgcagtatcgatcggaccctgaaagcaccctCACTGTCAGAAAAGAACAACACCGAGAGCGTAAAACGGACTTTTggtcgcgcgagacggacttttgctagcggatgtttgatttacgcgcgcgcatcaacctgatttgcgctctcgaattttgacattgatttgcgctgatagactgcagtatcctatgcgccttattgtgcggaagccttgttttattttattatttattcattattattatttcaaatttaataaataattttgtCGATGGGTTTCGTTTTGGTTTTAGCATCATATGTCTGTGCATGTGCCTGATAATTATCATAATCTATTTCCAAGTGGTTGTTTACTGATCATGCTAAAAGCGGCATGTTAAGCAACATACATGGGGAATAAAGTTCACATTCTAAACTGAAATAACGTTGTCAATATTTTTCGTGTAACATGGGAacaaaaatagctgacatatcGTCTTGACCTATTTCTTGTCTAAAgaaactgattccttctcactcttgcatccgaacgctgctgcagagactctcctctcaactctttcctcctctctagactctctctgccctcttacgacacgacggactggcaaatcccctccggctccgtggctgtctcaaccggtccgtgccatgagagccaccatgcgagcgtcggaaaggagatggcgtaaatataaacgacctgacgacctgcttgaatttcaatctctcctctcctcgttttctgcttctatctctgctgccaaaagctctttctaccaatccaaaatcaaatcctcattctctaaccccaaaaaactcttctcgatcttctccaatctcctcgaaccccctacccctcctcccccctccacccttcttccgggagactttgtcaactacttcaccaagaaaatagctgacatacgctcctccttctcaaacccacctcctacttctcgcgtcccaccgacctcacctctttcgccctcactttcctctttcaccgccctctctcctaaccaaattcttaccctagtaacctctgcccgtccgaccacctgccctcttgaccccattccatcacatcttctacaatctatcgcacctgaccttcttccgttcctcacctgtctcatcaacaacgctgttatctggctgttttcccaattctctgaaggaggcaagagtcaaccctctcctgaagaaacccaccctcaacccatctgaagaaaacaactacagaccggtctctcttcttccctttttgccCAAagcccttgaacgtgctatctttaatcaactctcctcttatctccactgtaacaacctccttgacccccaccagcaggtttcaaggcaggccactccacagagactgctctccttgctgtttcagagcaactccacactgctagagccgcctctctctcctctgtcctcatccttctggacctctctgctgcatttgacacggtcaaccaccagatccttatttcctcccttcaggaacttggtgtcacaggctctgctctctcccttctctcgtcctacctcgacggccgcacctaccgggtaatctggcgaggatctgtgtcggaaccttgtcctcttactactggagttcctcagggttccgtgctgggtcccctcctgttttcgctttacactaactctcttggcgctgtcattagctcgcatggcttctcttaccacagctatgccgatgacacccaactaattctctccttccctcactcggacacccaggtggcggctcggatctctgcctgtctaactgacatctcccagtggatgtccgcccaccatctgaaaatcaaccccgacaagactgaactagttctctttcccggaaaagattcgcttacccaggacctgacagtcaactttgggaactccgtactaacgcccactttgaccgctaagaacctcggcgtcacactcgacagccaactctcccaacatcaccgcgacaatgcgatcctgtagatactcgctctacaacatcaggagaatacgtccccttctcactcagaaggcagcgcaggtactgattcaggctcttgtcatctctcgcctggactactgcaactccctcctggctggtctccctgccaccgccattcgacctctgcagctcattcagaatgcagcagctcgactggtcttcaaccttctgaaattctcccacactactccactcctccgctctcttcactggctaccggtggccgcccgcatccagttcaaaacattggtgctcacgtaccatgctgtgaatggatcgggtccagcttacatccaggacatggtcaaaccctacatcccaacccgcactctccgctctgcgtctgcaaaactactcgtccctccctcactgagagcaaaacactcgactagatctcgactcttcgctgtccttgcgccgaaatggtggaacgagctctctgaagacatcaggaccgcagagagccttcacatcttccgccgcaaactaaagacacacctcttcagactctacctcgactaaagactaacaaattgtagcacttaaattgtacttgtaacgtcactcatctatagcaaattgtaaattggcttatttcaggaaattgcactttcttgtttcttgttctcctgagtttgtaccctatggttgaatgcacttattgtacgtcgctttggataaaagcgtccgctaaatgacatgtaatgtaatgtaatgtagaccgaaaataattcacccctcaatcatctaaaagaatgacaggtgggttatgctaatgttgtgtatttctgtcattgatgttaattcatgcagaatcataaaaaactaaaaaaaaaaaattttgtTTAGACTCTGAAATCTCAGGGACCCAGGGGGGATGgaccccgcccacttctccttcacctccagctctgatggttcacaccccaCCTCAGAAtccgcctcccggaccgacggccacacaagaaaaagaagaaaagaagctctgtgaaccACACAaggtgtttaaggatactgcacggttcctagaaCACCTTAGAATTggggtgctacatctgttgaacaaggtctgggttaaatataatatagagatctgctacggctgtcaaacaaataatcccagtcagaaaaaccatccgtgtttaaatccatgtgactggttctacgaactacactttgatccgctgatgaaaaggctctggaatgacaacttcGTATTCGCCATCCTCCTGcttatggatatgaatgaccttcaAGTCGATGCAGAGcgcatccaggggggtgcggaagtacttcttgacgagctgaaatctggaggcaatgcgGCTGAAAGTATCCAAAAAATACATGATAcactgatcggggaagatgaactcaaaatgaaccaactgaaaaagcttggcaggttgtggggagaagtatcaaacccgtatgaagcatgggaggtacccgatgatgatgatgatgatgatgatgatgcgacagacattgatgtgtaaaaacaatcaaacatgctaaaaaaaaaaaaattaaatcgaaaatgaatgaagttcttgagtgtttttataactgaaaatgtattttgcttttgcaatggggcgaaatactactatactatcaatctgcttgtcacattttgtacaagagaaataaaatatgttgtaacgaatTAACTGTCGGtcatttatactttggtattatcatggaagggactctacagaagatGTATCTAGACCTAGCCCatccgggagggttaggcagtgtgtctaaacttcgcaatgcggttggagaatgtaccggggtgacgccgtcactatctagcgttaacgaatacctactggcgcaagacgtgtacacattacacgccaaggcagccgtacatttcccgaggaatagggttttggtgagcggcattgacaaacagtttcaggctgatctagttgatatgggtgaatatggtgaggaaaatgatactgtgcggtatttgctgacgtgtatcgatgtattttccaaatatgcgtgGGTTAGATGTATTTCTAACAAATCtggcctcacagtcacaaaagacattctgagtgacggacgcatacctgtgaaactccaaacagatgaaggtacagagttttataacaaacactttcagcggttaatgtcacagtataaaattacgcatttttcaacatcgaatGAGAtggccagcgtggtggagcgctttaacaggacttttaaaacccgcatgtggagatatttaacatccgttttttcacgaagatatgtggatgtagtacaggagcttgtcgaggcctataataactcacaccacaggtccataaagatgcagccatcagcagtcaataaagacaatgagaagacggtcttcatccaactgtacaagttgtaccctcagaagccagtatgctttaaatttaacaagggcgacaccgtgagaatatccAAACTCTGCGGGGGGTTTAGGAAGGgctataaacaaacattcaccgatgagcattttacaatatcaatgTGTATAGCCAGAGATACTCCGGTTTATAAACtgattgtgcaggggaattgttgaaaggAACGTTTAACGAACCGGagtttaaaaaagtaattataggtaaaaacaaggtgtttaaaatagaaaaaatgatggatagaaaaatctccagaggcaagaagcaggtcttcgtgaaatggttgggatggcccgagtagtttaactcctgggtctcagaaaaagacatcaCGGATGCatgataaaagacacatgcatgcatcttgagagttcactcttaaaccgtccaccataggacacggcatgatgacccagaatggtttttatgttacactacctagtaacgcgtcggctcaggtttatcctaaaaatcacatatggaactacaggacaaaattagccaaggccattttcctgagcgaaccacatgaggtggggttggtagaattccagtatccgagagtgtggtacagttttccgaaaacagatgcggttgtaaaagtgtacaatggtaaaaatagggttaaatcggcctttactatggacattggggtttatgagtctatacaggctattgttaaagcgtttaatTCTCGAATCAGCATtaacacgcagctggagggggtatctatgcattatagtagtgttaaaaaccgcgtatactttctggggtcaacagaggattcaactataacctttgttggacggctcgcgacaatattgggttttaaagatggggaggcttttcccctaccgACTACTGACAGATCCCATACCACCCCCTATCCCGTCGATATACAtgcaggttgttacacattttacatatatagcgatattgtcgactatcaattaatgggggacagccatgtacctcttctaagatgtataaatgtggctgccgaacaagggcgcatacccactctgacttacgacatctctctccaaaaacgttattgatgatattgagatatccataaaaaacgatcagaacggatacataccctttttatacggaaaggtcatagcgaagctacatttcagacctataaaacagcgtttctaaaaagaagaaaacaaagaaaaaaacaagtggaagatgaggaatagccactacacacacgatgacggccgatatatggcatattatatgaaccaagccggcggagaactaccgggatttatagAATCTCAGACACAATATAGCAATGCtttggggggtatatttcgggggctgctcaggatggcccttcctcttttaaaacggggattcagcctggctaaaccacatttgaaaacagccgctactaacatcatcggagacgttgtatcaaatatagccaaaggacagttctctggggctcaacaacaaccagagcagcagcagggtcacggcatgctaatacacacccgcagggctttgaaaagaccaCCCACAAGCAGGGGAGGTGCGGGACCAGGGTCCAAAAAAAGTCAAAGGGATGGTAGGAACAAGACaggagtcaaaaagaaatctggcacagcccgaagaggttctcagataaaacgcgcccagattttggctaaagactttagaggtagaaactatggcactcatccataatcagtcggcTGAGTGTGTcaagtctgaactggatctctttactgttccttatacacaaacgtccataTAGAAATATTCCTTCCTCAAgatcccgccagtctcatccattacagacagaggccctttggagtttcatatttcggccagcggtgaagagagagcgaaaagcacaggttattatcagtattgtgaggggtgtgcagaaaccaacccttctttgataatatcacatcatatgggacatttgctaattttagatagccccccccccgtttctatttttagctacggtgatcactaattccaattcatcatccgttatagtctcatcattgctctg
The sequence above is a segment of the Gasterosteus aculeatus chromosome 9, fGasAcu3.hap1.1, whole genome shotgun sequence genome. Coding sequences within it:
- the LOC120825503 gene encoding N-acetylneuraminate-9-phosphate synthase — protein: MIMLNVAKLRSILERATFYKRRPYFLFPYSLVPSQDCGADCAKFQKSELDHKFNKKALERPYNSVHSWGKTYGDHKRHLEFSHEQYKELQKYADEVDIFFTASGMDEMAVEFLHELNVPFFKVASADNSNFPYLEKTAKRGRPMVVSSGMQNMETMRQVYKTVKEHNPNFTILQCTSAYPLEAEDVNLRVLTEYQKEFPDIPIGYSGHESGIVISVAAVAMGAKVVERHVTLDKTWKGNDHEASLVPSELAELVRSIRLVERALGNGVKQMLPCEKPCHDKLGKSLVAKVKIPKGTVLTQDMLAVKVAEPMGIDAENIFKMVGKKVKKDVEEDESILPEVVEGYCKKSNC
- the LOC120825501 gene encoding N-acetylneuraminate-9-phosphate synthase; protein product: MPLEFELCPGRMIGGNHPCFIIAEIGQNHQGDIEIAKKMIKMAKDCGADCAKFQKSELDHKFNKKALERPYNSVHSWGKTYGDHKRHLEFSHEQYKELQKYAEEVDICFTASGMDEMAVEFLHELNIPFFKVGSGDTNNFPYLEKTAKKGRPMIVSSGMQNMETMRQVYKTVKEHNPNFTILQCTSAYPLEAEDVNLRVLTEYQKEFPDIPIGYSGHESGIVISVAAVAMGAKVVERHVTLDKTWKGNDHEASLVPSELAELVRSIRLVERALGNGVKQMLPCEKPCHDKLGKSLVAKVKIPKGTVLTQDMLAVKVAEPMGIDAEDIFKMVGKKVKKDVEEDESILPEVVEGYCKKRKC